Proteins encoded within one genomic window of Triticum aestivum cultivar Chinese Spring chromosome 2D, IWGSC CS RefSeq v2.1, whole genome shotgun sequence:
- the LOC100049025 gene encoding probable WRKY transcription factor 75, whose amino-acid sequence MENYPILFGTQPSSSTSNSYHFVAGASSHDHLHHHGQAAGNNSSGGGGLNQGLFPGAKQEEPSNSKDGGGDDGAGSSSQGVGEADVVVGRKKGEKRERRPRFAFQTRSQVDILDDGYRWRKYGQKAVKNNNFPRSYYRCTHQGCNVKKQVQRLSRDEGVVVTTYEGTHTHPIEKSNDNFEHILTQMQVYSGINNVSQTFGNQHMFQ is encoded by the exons ATGGAGAATTACCCCATTCTCTTTGGGACGCAGCCCTCATCTTCCACCTCCAATTCATACCACTTCGTGGCAGGAGCGAGCAGCCATGACCATCTCCATCACCATGGTCAAGCAGCTGGCAATAACTCCAGCGGGGGCGGCGGCTTGAACCAAGGCCTCTTCCCGGGGGCCAAGCAGGAGGAGCCCTCCAACTCAaaggatggtggtggtgatgatggtgcgGGAAGTAGTTCACAGGGCGTCggcgaggcggacgtcgtcgtcggGAGGAAGAAAGGCGAGAAAAGGGAGCGGCGGCCTCGGTTCGCGTTCCAGACGCGCAGCCAGGTCGACATCCTCGACGACGGCTACCGGTGGAGGAAGTACGGGCAGAAGGccgtcaagaacaacaacttccCCAG GAGCTACTACCGGTGCACGCACCAAGGATGCAACGTGAAGAAGCAGGTGCAGCGGCTATCGCGGGACGAAGGTGTGGTGGTAACGACATACGAGGGCACCCACACGCACCCAATTGAGAAGTCTAATGACAACTTTGAGCACATACTCACCCAGATGCAGGTCTACTCAGGCATCAACAACGTCTCCCAAACCTTTGGCAACCAACACATGTTTCAATGA